ATCTTCAATTTGTTGTAAATTTGTATTTTTTGATGGCGCATTATTACTCACATTTCCTGAATTGTATTGTTGATTTTCTATAGCATTGTTTAAAACTTCAGCAAAAGGTTTATCAGTGTTAAATATTTTTATATTAGCAGGGAGTCTGCTTTGAATTTCGCGAAATTTATTTTCAATTATTTGATTTACAATATTTGTCAATTCAATCCCTCCTATAATATATAATTCGACAAAATTCTTCTAAAACCTCTTTTAAAAGTGCAAATTAGTAAAAAAGTCCTATTAAAATTTTTAAAGGATTTTTTAAAGGAGTATAGTATAATATAAGTAAAGGTTTATGGTAAGGGTTGATAAAGAGATGAAAAACGAAAGAATGCTGGAAGTTTTAATTGTTGTATTAATAATTCCTCTAGTTTCTCTTTTAGCAGGTTATTTCATTTCAAAAGATATTGTAGAGCCTAACATTTCAAAAACAAATGACAGTGATAATCTTAAAGAGATGGTTGTTAAAGGAATTGACTTGTTTGAAGTTGTTTTAGGCAGCTATTCAGATTTTGATACTGCAAAGTATCAGGATGATTTAATGAAGATGAAGGGAGTTTATTCCTTTGTTAGTAAAGATTCTGACAAATATTTGTTAATAGGTGGAATATTTTTAGATAGAGAACAAGCTGCTTTATTTTCTTCTTCCTTAAAGTCTCAAGGCATTTCCAGTGAAGTATATGTAAAAAGAGGGCCTTCTATAAAAATTGCATATGACAAGAAATTAACATCAGAAATGGATGTTTTTATGAACAAATTACAAGATTTTCAACAAATTTTTGATTATATGTCGGCTCTTTCTTATAAGGCTTTTAATGACAAATTAGAAAAACAAGAATTAGAGCAATTAAAGAGAAAAGTAGATAGTTTTAAAAATAGTAAGGAGGATTTTGGAAAAGAAGAAGTGACAATACTAATACAAAAGACGATAAAAATTGTCGATAAAGTAACAAATGATATTAAAAAAATTGAAATATCAGCTGCTTTAGAAGATGGGAATACCTTTAGTTTATTGCAAGAAAGTTTATGGCAATCTTGTGAAGAATATAATACCTTTTTAAAGACAATTGTTACGCAGAACCAATAATGAGGTGTTAAGGTATGAAATTAAAAGAGGTAAAAGAAATTTTAAATGCAGAAGTTATGGTAGGGGAAGAAAAATTAGAAGAAGAAGTGTTTACTGCCTGTGGAGCAGACTTGATGAGTGATGTTTTGGCCTCAAAGGACGAAAAGGCTGTGCTTTTGACAGGGCTTACTAATGTGCAGGTTATAAGAACTGCAGAAGTAGTGGGAGATATTAAATGTATAGTGTTTGTAAGAGGTAAGACTCCGGGAGAGGACATATTGGAACTTGCTAAAAAAGCAGGACTTGTGATAATGAAAACAAGACATCCTCTTTATATTGCCTGTGGCCTTTTGTATTCTAATGGCCTTACTTGTAGAAGTGGTGAATGAAATGGTACTTTATAGTTTAGATTTTGATGTTAAAGCGAGAGATTTTGATTCTGCAGGAGAGGTTTCCAGCAATTTGAGAGCAGTGTTAAAACAGCTTTCCTTAAATCCAGATGTTGTAAGGAGAAGTTGCATAGCTTGTTATGAAGCAGAGATGAATATAATAATTCATTCTTATGGAGGTCACATGAAAATAGAAATTTTTGGCGATAAAATACGCATAACTGCAGAAGACACAGGTCCTGGAATAGAAGACATTGAACTTGCCATGAAAGAAGGATATTCTACTGCTCCTGAAGAGATAAGGGAAATGGGATTTGGAGCCGGCATGGGGCTTCCTAATATGAAGGAAAATTCGGATTTCATGGAGATAAAAAGCAGTAAAGAGGGAACAACTGTGGTGATGGAAATTTTATTTAAGTAGGTGATAAAATGTCATATTTTCACTCTGTGACATTAGATAAGGATAGATGTAGAGGGTGTACTAATTGCATAAAAAGATGTCCTACAGAGGCAATAAGGGTAAGAGATGGGAAAGCAAGGATTATAAATGAAAGGTGCATAGATTGTGGTGAATGTATACGTGTGTGCCCATATCATGCTAAATTGGCGGTAACTGATAGTTTGGATATGATGAAAAATTTTAAGTACAAGATTGCACTTCCTGCTCCTTCTTTATATGGACAATTTAGGGATTTAACTATTAATCAAATATTGAGTGCTTTACTGGATATAGGATTTGATGAGGTTTTTGAAGTAGCATATGCTGCTGAAATTGTTTCTAAGTTTACGCGGGAAGCATTGGCAAAAGGGAATTTAAAAAAGCCAGTTATATCTTCTGCTTGTCCTGCTGTTGTGCGACTTGTACAAATCAAATTTCCTTCTTTGATTGATAATTTATTGGATATATGTTCTCCTATGGATACTGCGGCAATATTAGCGAAAAAGGAGGCAATTAAAAAGACGGGACTAAATGAAGAGGAAATAGGAGTTTTTTTCATTTCCCCTTGTGCTGCAAAAGTGACAAGTGGGAAAAATCCTATTGGTATAGAAAAATCCAAAATTGATGGGGTTTTTTCTATGAAAGAAATATATGGCCTAATCATTGAAAAAGCTAAGACTACTGTTGTCAGAGATTTAAGCAAAGCTTCTATGATAGGTGTTGGATGGGCAAACTCTGGTGGAGAAGCATTTGGTACTTTTACAGAAAATAGTATTTATGTAGACGGGATACACAATGTTGTAGATGTTCTAGAAGAGATTGAATTAGGAAAATTGAACGATTTAGACTTTTTTGAAGGGCTTGCATGTATCGGTGGGTGTATTGGTGGACCTTTGACTGTTGAAAATAATTTTGTGGCCAAAAACAGAATAAGAAAACTGACGGAAAAACTTCCCAAAAGAGAAGAGCCTATGTTTGATGAGAAAGATATTGATTTTGAAGAGGTGAAATGGAAAAAGAAAATAGAAAAAAGTGAAGTTATGAAGTTGGACAAAGACATTTCTAAGGCGCTCGAAATGATGAAACAAATAGACACACAATACAAAGCCTTACCAGGACTTGACTGTGGTTCTTGTGGTTCACCTACTTGTAGGGCATTGGCAGAAGATATAGTGAAAGGTTATGCTACGGAATATGATTGCATTTTTATATTAAAAGACAAAATAAAAAATTTGTCTCAAGAATTAAATGAACTTGCAGGTAAAATTCCTCCAGTTTTAAGTGATAGGGATGTGCAAAATTAATTAAAATAATCATAATCAAAAACCAAAATATGTATTACATACAATATATAGTAATCAACACTGACAATCAAACATAAAGGAAGTGGTAAGGGAAAAGAAAAGACAAAAAGAGGAGCTAAAAAAGGGCATAAATATCCTGTAGAAGTCAAATGTTAAAAAATGGCATGAAATAGATTCAATAAAAATTAGGCCGATTGCATCAAAGCAACAAGAGATCTAAACTCATCATATTTGCCCAATTTAATAGCTACAATAGCGACAGTAAGCAAAGTAATATGGCCAAAAGTATTAAGGTTGCTCACAGAATTAATATTTCTAACATAAGCCTTTTCAAAATCCAGAGCTTTAAAGCGGGAATTATATCTTTCTGATTCAATTCTCAATTTGTAGACGGCCTTAAAATATAGGGAGTCTCTATTAATAGAGGACCTATAATCAGAAGATATAATAGCATACTTAGTACAGCCTCTATGCTTTTTGCCATTAAAATATTTAGGATGATTTATAGGGCAGGCAGAATCATCCTTAGAATTACAGAACTTGCAAACAAATTTTTGCTTAATAAAACCATCAAAATATTGCTTGCCATCTTTAAGCATTTTAATACCCGCTTCACAGACCATATAACCATCATCAGTCAGAGGGGGATTTTTAGAATTACGCTTGTTAAGAGGAATAAAGCAATGACCGTGGAGAATATTTCTAACATAATTATAAAGTTTCTTAACATCATAGCCTTTATCAGCAATAAAATTAACATACTTAAGGTTAAACCACTTATTAGTCTTCTCAAGCAAAGATAAAGCGGCTTCAAAATCAGGGGCATCAGCGGGGGTAGTAGTTTCAGCGATGGGTAAACCAGAGATAGCATCAACAATAATGTGATTTTTATAGCCCCAATAAAACTTATAGCGTTTATTAGAAGAATCGTTAGAAGCAGAATAAACGCCTAATTTACAATCCTTATCTGACTTAGGCTGATTATCTTTAGAGAATTTATTTTTAGAAAAAGACTTAGGGTTATTTAACTTAGTGTTAGCTTTAATAGGGGTAGAATCCATGGAAATAAACTCACCGGAGATAATACCCATATTTTTGAGGATATTGACCTGATTTTGAAAAATAGAGGTCAAATAATCATGAGAGAAGTCATTAATAAAACGGCGAAAAGTCCAATAAGAAGGAAGAGGTTTAGAAATGTCGAAGCCACAAAGATGAGCAATGATAAGATTATTGCGGAGATAATCTAAAAGGTCAGAAATTGTGCCGAATCTTTCAGCTTTCATGACAATAAAAGCTCTAAAAAGTGCATGGTGAGAATAACCCTTACGGCCAGGACTAGAGGAAGGGAATTCAGGTATTGAAGACAGGTCAAGATTTTCAAACATAGAAGAATAGAAATCAATTTTAGACTGAGAGGTAAAGAGTTCAGGTATATTTAAAAGCAATTGAAGCTGGTACATGTAGAATTTCCTCCTTCTTAAAAAATTTTTTATAGTGTATATATAATAATTCGACAAATGGGAGGGGAAATCCTACATAAAAGATAAAAAATTCAAGAGTGATAGGAAAAAAGTATGTCTGTAGAATGGCTTAAATTAAGGCTTCTGAATTTTGCACAAGTCTATTAAGTGAGGGAAAGGAGTGAAATGTTATGAGGATAAAAGTAGCTGATCTTGTCAACAGAGGATTTAAATTAGTTGCAGGGGGCAACGGAATTGACAAAGAAATTGAGGGGGTGTATATATGCGACCTTTTAAGTTGGGTTATGGCCCATGCAAAAGCAAAGAGCGCCTGGATAACAATTCAAACTCATGTAAATATCGTAGCAGTAGCTTTGTTGGCCGAAATAAGTTGTATAATAATTCCTGAAGATGCGAAATTAGATGAAGAAGCTAAGAAAAAGGCTGATGAAGAAGGCATCCCTATATTAAGTTTTACAGGGACTTCTTATGAAGCGGCAATAACTTTGTACGAGATGATGAAATGATGCTTTATTATGATTTGCACATTCATACGGCTTTATCCCCTTGCGCTTCTGATGATATGACTCCTAACAATATTGTCAATATGGCTTCTATAAAAGGACTTGATGTAATAGCTATAACAGACCACAACAGCGCAAAAAATGTGAAAGCTGTGTATAATCTTGGATTAAAAAAAGGCTTGATAGTAGTGCCTGGTATAGAGGTACAGACAAGAGAAGAGGTTCACATACTTTGTTATTTTTATTCAGTAGATGAATGTGCAAAATTTAGTGAAATTATTAACGAAAATTTGATAAAAATTAAAAATGAAAAAACAATCTTTGGGAATCAATTTGTAATGGATGAAGAAGATAATGTTATAGAAGAAATAGATTACTCATTGTTAATTTCGTCAAATTTGAGCATTAATGAAATTTTTGAATACATGGAGGGCAAGGGGGTAGCAGTCCCTGCCCATGTAGATCGGCCTTCCTATAGCATTGTATCAAATCTTGGATTTATTCCTAATATTAAAAATTTAACAACAATTGAGATATCAAAAGGTATTGTGACAGAAAATTTTTTACACTCATATCCTGAATATGGAAAATATAAAATTATAAGGTCTTCGGATGCTCATTATTTAGGAGATATTTCTGAAAGAGAAGAATTCCTACCATGCGAGTTTGGATTAAAAAGCATTGTAGATTGGCTTTATGGCTAATATTTTTTGTAATCCTACTAAATTAGTTGGGATTATCAGAAAATAAAAATTTTTTTATAAAAACTTGTTAAAAATTTAATAAAGTTATGATATAATATTAACGAATAGTGAACAAAAAGTTTACAAAAGATATGGGATATGAAATTTTTAATTCACAAGGAGGGAAATAAATGGAGACCTTATACCAAAAATTCGGTAAAGAGAAAGTAGAGAGGTTTAAAAAGGCTTTAGAGGAATTAAAAAATATCCCTGGCTCTTTGATTGCAATTATGAATGAGGCTCAAGAAATTTTTGGATATCTTCCTATTGAAGTTCAACTTTATATTTCAAAAGAAATGAATGTGCCTTTGACAGAAATATTCGGAATAGCTACTTTTTATTCAAGGTTTACCTTAAAGCCTTCGGGTAAATACAAGATCAATTTGTGTATGGGAACAGCTTGTTATGTAAGAGGAGCTGCAATGGTATTGGGAAAAATAAAAGAGAAATTGGGAATTCAAGTAGGCGAAACAACTCCAGACGGGAAATTTTCTTTAGAACCTACTAGGTGTCTTGGAGCTTGCGGATTGGCTCCTGTTATGATGATAAATGGTGAAGTTTTTGGAAGATTAACTCCTGATGATGTGGATGAAATATTAAGTAAATTTGAGTAAGAGTTTGATTGTTATGAAAGAATTAGCTCTTTATATATTAGATTTGTCACAAAATAGCATAAGAGCAGGAGCAAAAAATATTTATATTGAAATAAATATAGATACTTCAAAAGATATGCTTAAAGTATCTATAGAAGATGATGGATGTGGAATGAATGAAAAATTTCTAAAAAAAGTCACAGACCCTTTTATAACCACAAGAAAGGAAAGAAAAGTAGGACTTGGAATTCCCCTCTTTAAGGAGCTTGCC
The sequence above is a segment of the Thermoanaerobacter ethanolicus JW 200 genome. Coding sequences within it:
- a CDS encoding DRTGG domain-containing protein, whose amino-acid sequence is MKLKEVKEILNAEVMVGEEKLEEEVFTACGADLMSDVLASKDEKAVLLTGLTNVQVIRTAEVVGDIKCIVFVRGKTPGEDILELAKKAGLVIMKTRHPLYIACGLLYSNGLTCRSGE
- a CDS encoding ATP-binding protein is translated as MALLVEVVNEMVLYSLDFDVKARDFDSAGEVSSNLRAVLKQLSLNPDVVRRSCIACYEAEMNIIIHSYGGHMKIEIFGDKIRITAEDTGPGIEDIELAMKEGYSTAPEEIREMGFGAGMGLPNMKENSDFMEIKSSKEGTTVVMEILFK
- a CDS encoding [Fe-Fe] hydrogenase large subunit C-terminal domain-containing protein, with product MSYFHSVTLDKDRCRGCTNCIKRCPTEAIRVRDGKARIINERCIDCGECIRVCPYHAKLAVTDSLDMMKNFKYKIALPAPSLYGQFRDLTINQILSALLDIGFDEVFEVAYAAEIVSKFTREALAKGNLKKPVISSACPAVVRLVQIKFPSLIDNLLDICSPMDTAAILAKKEAIKKTGLNEEEIGVFFISPCAAKVTSGKNPIGIEKSKIDGVFSMKEIYGLIIEKAKTTVVRDLSKASMIGVGWANSGGEAFGTFTENSIYVDGIHNVVDVLEEIELGKLNDLDFFEGLACIGGCIGGPLTVENNFVAKNRIRKLTEKLPKREEPMFDEKDIDFEEVKWKKKIEKSEVMKLDKDISKALEMMKQIDTQYKALPGLDCGSCGSPTCRALAEDIVKGYATEYDCIFILKDKIKNLSQELNELAGKIPPVLSDRDVQN
- a CDS encoding transposase, with the protein product MYQLQLLLNIPELFTSQSKIDFYSSMFENLDLSSIPEFPSSSPGRKGYSHHALFRAFIVMKAERFGTISDLLDYLRNNLIIAHLCGFDISKPLPSYWTFRRFINDFSHDYLTSIFQNQVNILKNMGIISGEFISMDSTPIKANTKLNNPKSFSKNKFSKDNQPKSDKDCKLGVYSASNDSSNKRYKFYWGYKNHIIVDAISGLPIAETTTPADAPDFEAALSLLEKTNKWFNLKYVNFIADKGYDVKKLYNYVRNILHGHCFIPLNKRNSKNPPLTDDGYMVCEAGIKMLKDGKQYFDGFIKQKFVCKFCNSKDDSACPINHPKYFNGKKHRGCTKYAIISSDYRSSINRDSLYFKAVYKLRIESERYNSRFKALDFEKAYVRNINSVSNLNTFGHITLLTVAIVAIKLGKYDEFRSLVALMQSA
- a CDS encoding DRTGG domain-containing protein, yielding MRIKVADLVNRGFKLVAGGNGIDKEIEGVYICDLLSWVMAHAKAKSAWITIQTHVNIVAVALLAEISCIIIPEDAKLDEEAKKKADEEGIPILSFTGTSYEAAITLYEMMK
- a CDS encoding PHP domain-containing protein, which translates into the protein MMLYYDLHIHTALSPCASDDMTPNNIVNMASIKGLDVIAITDHNSAKNVKAVYNLGLKKGLIVVPGIEVQTREEVHILCYFYSVDECAKFSEIINENLIKIKNEKTIFGNQFVMDEEDNVIEEIDYSLLISSNLSINEIFEYMEGKGVAVPAHVDRPSYSIVSNLGFIPNIKNLTTIEISKGIVTENFLHSYPEYGKYKIIRSSDAHYLGDISEREEFLPCEFGLKSIVDWLYG
- a CDS encoding NADH-quinone oxidoreductase subunit NuoE family protein, which produces METLYQKFGKEKVERFKKALEELKNIPGSLIAIMNEAQEIFGYLPIEVQLYISKEMNVPLTEIFGIATFYSRFTLKPSGKYKINLCMGTACYVRGAAMVLGKIKEKLGIQVGETTPDGKFSLEPTRCLGACGLAPVMMINGEVFGRLTPDDVDEILSKFE